GGATCTTCAAGCACTGCTGTAACACTTTTGAAAGTTTTGAATGCAAAAGTATGCAGCTTGCGCGAAGATGGAAAAGCGTTAGTTGCCTATGCTCAAGGAAAAGAGATTAATAAAGCTATTGAGGGGCAACAAAAAAAATACGGATTGAGCAAAGAGTTTAATCGTTTTGCGACACTCCAAGTTGCAAATCAAGAAGTAGGTGATTTGCAAACAGAAGTTTTAAGTGCTGGAAAAATTGTCAAAAGCACGTTCAGGACAAAAGGTCGTGGGTTTAGTGGTGCTATGAAAAGATGGAACTTCCAAGGTGGTCCAGCAGCTCACGGTAGCCGATTCCATAGAAGACTTGGTTCTATTGGTAATCGCGAATGGCCAGGACGTGTTCAGCCAGGAAAGAAAATGGCAGGGCATTATGGAAATGAGCAAGTAAGCGTAAGAAATGAGATTCTCTCTTTTGATAGTGAAAATGGAATCTTGGTTCTTAAGGGTTCTGTTGCAGGTTTTAACAATGCATACGGAAAAATCAAAGTAATAGGATAGGTTTAGTGATGAAAGCATTAGTTTTAGATTCTCAAATGAAGAAGACAAGCGAAATCGCATTGCCTGAAAGATATAAGGATATTAATGAGCACAATCTCTATCTTTATGTAAAGTCTTATCTTGCTTCATTGCGTGCAAATAGCGCCAGTGCAAAAACAAGAGGACAAGTAAGTGGAGGAGGAAAAAAGCCTTGGGCTCAAAAAGGCGGAGGTCGTGCAAGAGCAGGAAGCATTACTTCTCCTGTATTTGTGGGTGGAGGTGTTTCTCATGGTCCAAGCAATAACAAAAACTACAATCTTAAAGTCAATAAAAAACAGAAGCGACTAGCTCTTGAGTTTGCCCTAAAACAAAAGGCAGAAGAAGGGAAACTTTATGTTGTAGATTCTGTAGCAATTGCTAGCGGAAAGACAAAGGATGCTTTCAAGGCATTTAAAAGCTTAAATGAGAGAAGCACTTTGTTTGTTTCTCAAATGAGTGATGAGCCAACATTCTTGGCATATAGAAATCTTAGAAGTTGTTATCTTGCAGATTCAAATGAGCTCAATGCATATCTTGTCGCAGCATTTAGATCTGTTGTGATTGAAAAAGCAGTTTTTGACGAAATTGTGAAAGAAGGATAAGGCGATGGCAGATATAACAGATATCAAATCAATTTTATATACAGAAAAGTCTCTTTCGCTTCAAGAGAGCGGTGTGCTTGTAGTGCAAACTTCTGCAAAGATTAGCAAAAATCAGCTCAAGCAGGTTTTTAGAGAGTATTTTGGTTTTGTTCCTGAGAAGATCAATTCTTTGAAGCAAAATGGAAAAGTCAAGAGATTTAGAGGTCGAGAAGGCAAGAGAGCATCTTATAAAAAGTTTTATGTCAAGATGCCCGAAGGTGCAAAAATCGATTCTTTGGCAGTGTAGAGGAGGACTAAATGGCAATTAAAACTTATAAACCCTATACGCCTAGCAGGCGTTTTATGTCTAACCTTAGTTCAAAAGACATTACAGCAAAACCAAGCGTTAGAAGTTTGCTCATTAAGCTTCCCGTTAGCGCAGGAAGAAATAACAATGGACGCATTACAAGTCGACATAAAGAAGGTGGAGCCAAAAAGCTTTATCGAATCATTGACTTTAAACGCAATAAATTCAATCTTGAAGGAAAAGTTGCGGCAATCGAATATGATCCATATAGAAACTGTCGAATTGCTTTGATTGTTTATCCTGATGGAGAGAAGAGATATATTATCCGACCAAGCGGATTGAATGTCGGAGATACTGTAATTTCTGCTGAAGGTGGGTTGGATATTAAAGTTGGCTTTGCAATGAAGCTTAAAAATATCCCCATCGGAACGATTGTACATAATATCGAGATGCATCCTGGAGCAGGGGGACAGCTTGCAAGAAGTGCGGGAGCAAGTGCTCAGATTATGGGGCGTGAAGGAAAGTATACAACCCTTAGAATGCCAAGCGGAGAAATGAGATATATTCTTGATGAATGTATGGCAAGCATTGGTGTTGTTGGAAACGAAGACTTTATCAATATCTCAATCGGAAAAGCTGGACGTAATCGCCACAGAGGAATTCGTCCTCAAACAAGAGGTAGTGCAATGAACCCTGTTGATCACCCACATGGTGGAGGTGAAGGAAAAACTGGTTCAAGTGGTCATCCTGTGTCTCCATGGGGAACTCCGGCGAAGGGATATAAGACTAGACGCAAAAAAGCAAGCGATCGCTTGATTATCTCAAGAAGAAAGAAGTAAGGATAGAACATGGCTAGATCGGTAAAAAAGGGTCCTTTTGTTGATGAAAGCCTTTTTAAGAAGGTGCTTAAAGCAAAAGAAAACAAAGACAATAAACCTATTAAAACTTGGTCACGCAGAAGCATGATTTTGCCTGATATGATTGGG
This genomic window from Helicobacter kayseriensis contains:
- the rplD gene encoding 50S ribosomal protein L4; amino-acid sequence: MMKALVLDSQMKKTSEIALPERYKDINEHNLYLYVKSYLASLRANSASAKTRGQVSGGGKKPWAQKGGGRARAGSITSPVFVGGGVSHGPSNNKNYNLKVNKKQKRLALEFALKQKAEEGKLYVVDSVAIASGKTKDAFKAFKSLNERSTLFVSQMSDEPTFLAYRNLRSCYLADSNELNAYLVAAFRSVVIEKAVFDEIVKEG
- the rplB gene encoding 50S ribosomal protein L2 — its product is MAIKTYKPYTPSRRFMSNLSSKDITAKPSVRSLLIKLPVSAGRNNNGRITSRHKEGGAKKLYRIIDFKRNKFNLEGKVAAIEYDPYRNCRIALIVYPDGEKRYIIRPSGLNVGDTVISAEGGLDIKVGFAMKLKNIPIGTIVHNIEMHPGAGGQLARSAGASAQIMGREGKYTTLRMPSGEMRYILDECMASIGVVGNEDFINISIGKAGRNRHRGIRPQTRGSAMNPVDHPHGGGEGKTGSSGHPVSPWGTPAKGYKTRRKKASDRLIISRRKK
- a CDS encoding 50S ribosomal protein L23, whose translation is MADITDIKSILYTEKSLSLQESGVLVVQTSAKISKNQLKQVFREYFGFVPEKINSLKQNGKVKRFRGREGKRASYKKFYVKMPEGAKIDSLAV
- the rplC gene encoding 50S ribosomal protein L3, encoding MEFIVQKIGMSRTIGSSSTAVTLLKVLNAKVCSLREDGKALVAYAQGKEINKAIEGQQKKYGLSKEFNRFATLQVANQEVGDLQTEVLSAGKIVKSTFRTKGRGFSGAMKRWNFQGGPAAHGSRFHRRLGSIGNREWPGRVQPGKKMAGHYGNEQVSVRNEILSFDSENGILVLKGSVAGFNNAYGKIKVIG